In Candidatus Poribacteria bacterium, one genomic interval encodes:
- a CDS encoding type III pantothenate kinase — MLLTIDIGNTITVIGVFEGRRLIHSWRISTDNGRRADEYGALINFFFKLERIDMDSVDGVIISSVVPAVLPNMVEMSIRYLKEEPVVVTAQLDLGLDFKVKNPSEVGADRIVNAIGAFEEHGGPCVVVDFGTATTFDAISSAGEYLGGAIAPGIGISMEALFSRAAKLPKVELKKPISPIGDDTITSIQSGFFYGFLGQTEEIIRQISDEMVRRGEPRPKIIATGGLARLIANFSDLIEVVDLDLTLKGLRIAYERVMGHNRDFPPKNSFSIRPSL; from the coding sequence ATGCTTCTGACCATAGATATAGGCAATACGATCACGGTTATAGGTGTTTTCGAGGGCAGACGACTGATCCATAGCTGGCGGATATCCACCGATAACGGTCGACGGGCAGATGAATACGGAGCGCTGATCAACTTTTTCTTCAAGCTTGAGAGGATAGATATGGATTCGGTGGATGGGGTTATCATCTCCTCTGTCGTGCCAGCGGTGCTGCCGAACATGGTCGAGATGTCGATCAGATATCTGAAGGAGGAACCCGTGGTGGTGACCGCTCAGCTCGATTTGGGTCTCGACTTTAAGGTTAAAAACCCCTCTGAGGTCGGGGCCGATAGGATCGTCAACGCCATAGGCGCTTTTGAGGAACACGGTGGGCCGTGCGTGGTGGTGGATTTCGGTACCGCCACCACTTTCGACGCCATCTCATCGGCGGGTGAATACCTGGGAGGTGCTATCGCCCCCGGGATCGGAATCTCGATGGAGGCCCTTTTCAGCCGGGCGGCTAAACTTCCTAAGGTTGAACTGAAGAAACCCATCTCGCCCATAGGGGATGATACGATAACATCGATACAATCCGGCTTCTTCTACGGGTTCCTCGGCCAAACTGAGGAGATCATCCGTCAGATATCGGACGAGATGGTCCGCCGCGGCGAACCCCGTCCGAAGATCATAGCCACCGGTGGGTTAGCGAGGCTCATCGCTAACTTCTCCGACCTGATAGAGGTTGTCGATCTGGATCTTACTTTGAAGGGGCTGAGGATTGCCTACGAGAGGGTCATGGGACATAATCGCGATTTCCCCCCGAAAAATTCATTTTCAATTCGCCCGTCGTTGTGA